In Phragmites australis chromosome 16, lpPhrAust1.1, whole genome shotgun sequence, one DNA window encodes the following:
- the LOC133896094 gene encoding homeobox-leucine zipper protein HOX5-like — protein sequence MDPGRVGFDSGGARQGGGAQMLLFGGGGSVSANSNGLIQCVPMAVLGRYEDARVGKRPFFTTHEELLEEEYYDEQAPEKKRRLTAEQVKLLERSFEEENKLEPERKTELARRLGMAPRQVAVWFQNRRARWKTKQLETDFDCLKAAYDALAADQQGLLADNDRLRAQVISLTEKLQGKETFPSATTAAQEVDQPDNHTTVSGTQKLLAQQFKEDLSSGGHGALSSEEEDGGMISDEGCSFNLPDAMFAAGFAHHAAEEEAHFGSWASWFLNN from the exons ATGGATCCGGGCCGCGTGGGGTTTGACTCCGGCGGCGCACGGCAGGGCGGCGGCGCACAGATGCTGctcttcggcggcggcggcagcgtcaGCGCCAACAGCAACGGGTTAATCCAAT GCGTTCCGATGGCGGTGCTGGGCAGGTACGAGGACGCGCGGGTGGGCAAGCGGCCCTTCTTCACGACGCACGAGGAGCTCCTGGAGGAGGAGTACTACGACGAGCAGGCGCCGGAGAAGAAGCGGCGCCTGACGGCGGAGCAGGTTAAGCTGCTTGagcggagcttcgaggaggaGAACAAGCTGGAGCCGGAGCGGAAGACCGAGTTGGCGCGGCGGCTGGGGATGGCGCCCCGGCAGGTGGccgtctggttccagaaccggcGCGCGCGGTGGAAGACTAAGCAGCTCGAGACCGACTTCGACTGCCTCAAGGCCGCCTACGACGCGCTCGCCGCCGACCAACAGGGCCTCCTCGCCGACAACGACCGCCTCCGGGCACAG GTGATCTCCCTAACCGAAAAGCTACAAGGCAAGGAGACGTTCCCCTCAGCGACCACCGCGGCGCAAGAGGTCGACCAGCCGGACAACCACACTACAGTGTCAGGCACGCAGAAACTGCTGGCGCAGCAGTTCAAGGAAGACCTCAGCAGCGGTGGCCACGGTGCGCTCTcctcagaggaggaggacggcggcaTGATCAGCGACGAGGGCTGCAGCTTTAACCTCCCGGACGCCATGTTCGCTGCTGGGTTCGCCCACCACgctgcggaggaggaggcgcatTTTGGCAGCTGGGCTTCCTGGTTCTTAAACAACTGA